One Phoenix dactylifera cultivar Barhee BC4 chromosome 14, palm_55x_up_171113_PBpolish2nd_filt_p, whole genome shotgun sequence DNA window includes the following coding sequences:
- the LOC103701385 gene encoding uncharacterized protein LOC103701385 isoform X2, translating into MEMELDFKSMKRKELQALCKKHGLPANSTNLNMAESLASLLQKKEHKCEEMKPKGCLKGSGGSSGEDVGRARGVSKKVSFSLEEDKLEFDELQRKSDGKYSPKKRKFSCRRSDIAFRPVKALEEDEAVEVPARNTRSRSLAVMVMWSPGVEKKKGRKRMEAVCQNDEPPQVVKLLSPDKRNERKAETELSRDVPTTRTLRNRVVVVKGDEGLVRDSKPRRAQTKRTAKDKNQASIAPLFQEATIAKEVENDEVFRGKSCPKHSRGAVSAEEIYAYNGSEMVPSCEDPPLRRSKRIRALDHNLEEGKSKGDAVAKTIRPKNMRNESLQVSVTVVNKAEKQVAEETEMAPLIGEALKRSRHNVSRGNEESGLGTSLPACRELKDECVAVAGKISSKKRRKNAPNGRDLASSVPDRSMSNETAAKRVNRGNLCEHKEPPRRSTRSSSVHRILDHETNDVGIVQKNEPVKQERHIRTRRGMMKSAAPSNEIETSLQAPESQEESQMGSQPEEGLRHLRCNASEFSMPDHEISLPVGRNLLDNETNGMNKLQKQNKPELEISLLEGEKSVDDEINRGKNLQKQQRGQILGKPGSEASVPDCKTGVHAACSDTVPVTLADEKQKHEKHAEIQTVGLQVMEAKFSGYTVMEDCSSSFRGATNREDNNGGNEVAKITDELLSCNHPEVLSAAIVEGDSSVIDLNLKTPGMPVEVHDVSKMASQVDNFLLVDTSDNQERTIQLSTVVAGSDSEDMLNQQKICRNEMVNCRAAEDTTLNAQSTPDESDDVKQCCETVAKPNDPHICETAVDEGKDNSTNFSLFINSGKVGFQSGESNFQENFKDEIRQSFPNESIPLNVCSDEVRISYGEFPKGDSDGMQSGSSSNVMDSDSVEQIAKYKELSLSKLVEVSCGIKEKLQEVKEKSKTSFDGHLLAKNEEQVAIQVDSIISEEQEEALEIGLDKELSCSKVMEIRSEISDLLSQRSGHSNVEAVVQVESVRDSASQGNLNADNNDAILSLDDGGIYRKQDKVLDILQATDLKSPASTTVADNNENPVDVFHCENSNKRNEARGFGGVILPSTCPEDPSIVAATESSSWIHNEEPEAAKQEHVYDAIEAGSHIDGHSPICGFDSNGKDLSNLQTDSRIKMGSGGVARNAMLNGLSYSRRCDGISGRKIYLLDGNSPLFKDCFQETETGEHLPDNLKDFKNRGGTCGAVSSDICSHKSAPGECEVLDKFKEDLMEDNQSQLWNSFSCKVLPEQSNLELCKVELQETNETVVCGHASDDKGVASNESVFVQTILEERDVVDAGETVDMSNNQTRTLHVHQVSTDSLTKIINIDSGRSGGLRDEHAVQKARLDILDGIVGDEGELKESVGNKENTAPSNKFDGEVVHKPASCKEMILSPEHLGSVEALCTEEGPFSYKQNVERIDQKEASKILVRKFDWRVLEGNEAFKDEDVEEKLDAKLNCINCNEVDDIFSAENVHNSGAGGTLISITPPILEYTLEKSEHGLHNSGKLPITKRAYEVLSALKSEVDEASFIMRLLIGSKDLITQDDKEISPNDALDQVGFTEIVCKNGALDEAKPYRINSGESLCYNSKNDKAALNGQFALKDHDDDNGSKYLKTLGLKLDYGCSEDADISGNRDQTGTSTSHLSCKLCKQDKEKVKATSSEGKFSSSNTAPFVGVSSESKSKDIWDAPGAKLIFLKDLFRMESEVSFVMNDNAWAAFCGSQSDEENFEHESKNSMDIMAADENKASGKREEIEAMPLLSDVLVQKEFGGQADTVENNGGLHASSEALGCENSYVVGTVSGNAYSEPVDRLGCQVSMQLDEQKKSCQEDDIIDKYEGAKPDDFCHAVLTEGNFSENYATDGHEDQERVETLNHVSPLIGGTGVDEKASILDCIELTSATRETKVQDGSLPMVQGASVLESCTESFRMKACGPFISAESEEWENTFADEVAGKTSIIEAAEIVSVEESKSKEILSLAEGVSVLPDETAKLNLTDFEIVNSCDTEVAKQFKHEENSEDFGMSMVETVDLVGLSQQDCKINSQGPVGFTGGTPADCSPVEYGIGHKSDALESEESSRYSGLDQMEEISWKLLNSRISSANKASKTGLYNTTPIKLVENSRCHSMMDGSKGKENTTVIKMDHSYKHNLDKSAITRSSRRPLQSLQK; encoded by the exons ATGGAGATGGAGTTAGATTTCAAGAGCATGAAGAGGAAAGAGCTCCAGGCGCTGTGCAAGAAGCATGGGTTGCCGGCAAATTCCACCAATTTGAACATGGCTGAGAGCCTCGCTTCCCTTCTCCAG AAGAAGGAACATAAATGTGAGGAGATGAAGCCCAAGGGCTGCCTGAAGGGCTCAGGTGGAAGCAGCGGGGAGGATGTTGGAAGAGCGCGGGGGGTTTCAAAGAAAGTCAGCTTCTCTTTAGAGGAAGATAAGCTTGAATTCGATGAGTTACAGaggaaatcagatgggaaataCTCTCCAAAGAAGAGGAAGTTCAGTTGTCGGAGGTCTGATATTGCTTTCAGGCCAGTAAAGGCCCTTGAGGAAGATGAAGCGGTTGAAGTTCCAGCAAGAAATACACGGTCTCGATCGCTTGCAGTTATGGTAATGTGGTCCCCTGGtgtggaaaagaagaaagggagaaagCGCATGGAAGCTGTTTGCCAGAATGACGAGCCACCTCAAGTAGTGAAGTTGCTGAGTCCAGATAAAAGGAATGAAAGGAAGGCAGAGACGGAACTGTCTCGTGATGTGCCAACAACCAGAACCTTGAGGAACAGGGTGGTTGTGGTCAAAGGAGATGAAGGGTTAGTGCGAGATTCAAAACCTAGGAGAGCCCAGACAAAGAGAACTGCCAAAGACAAAAATCAAGCTTCAATAGCTCCTTTGTTTCAAGAAGCCACCATAGCTAAGGAAGTGGAGAATGATGAAGTTTTCAGAGGGAAATCTTGTCCTAAACATTCGCGCGGTGCAGTCTCTGCGGAAGAAATTTATGCTTATAATGGAAGTGAGATGGTTCCTTCTTGTGAGGATCCTCCTTTGAGGAGATCAAAACGCATTAGAGCGCTCGATCATAATTTAGAGGAAGGTAAATCCAAAGGTGATGCAGTTGCTAAAACGATCAGGCCAAAGAACATGAGAAATGAATCTTTGCAAGTTTCAGTTACAGTTGTGAATAAAGCTGAAAAGCAAGTTGCAGAGGAAACAGAGATGGCCCCTCTGATCGGAGAAGCTTTAAAGAGATCAAGGCATAATGTTTCAAGGGGTAATGAGGAGTCAGGACTTGGAACCTCCTTGCCGGCATGTAGGGAACTGAAAGATGAATGTGTTGCAGTAGCTGGGAAGATTTCgagtaagaaaagaagaaagaatgctCCTAATGGAAGAGATCTTGCATCCTCTGTACCTGATAGGAGCATGTCAAATGAAACTGCAGCTAAAAGAGTCAATAGAGGAAATCTCTGCGAGCATAAAGAACCTCCCAGGAGATCAACACGTAGTTCTTCGGTGCACAGAATCCTGGATCATGAGACTAATGATGTTGGAATAGTCCAGAAAAATGAACCAGTGAAGCAAGAAAGGCACATACGAACAAGAAGGGGAATGATGAAAAGTGCTGCTCCTAGCAATGAAATTGAAACTTCACTTCAAGCACCAGAATCTCAAGAGGAATCCCAAATGGGGTCACAACCTGAAGAAGGTCTAAGGCATTTAAGATGCAATGCTTCAGAATTCAGCATGCCTGATCATGAGATTTCCCTTCCTGTTGGCAGGAATCTGTTAGATAATGAAACCAATGGAATGAATAAGTTGCAGAAGCAGAACAAACCTGAACTTGAGATTTCCCTACTTGAAGGTGAGAAATCAGTGGATGATGAAATAAATAGAGGGAAGAATTTGCAGAAGCAGCAAAGAGGTCAGATTCTGGGAAAACCAGGTTCAGAAGCTTCTGTTCCTGATTGCAAAACTGGGGTTCACGCTGCATGTTCGGACACTGTTCCTGTAACATTAGCTGATGAGAAACAGAAGCATGAGAAGCATGCTGAAATTCAAACAGTTGGACTTCAGGTCATGGAGGCAAAATTTAGTGGATATACTGTGATGGAGGATTGCAGCAGCAGTTTTCGTGGGGCAACTaaccgtgaagataacaatggAGGCAATGAAGTAGCAAAGATTACTGATGAACTTTTGTCTTGCAATCATCCTGAAGTGCTTTCAGCAGCCATTGTCGAAGGAGATTCTTCAGTGATTGATCTTAATCTTAAAACACCTGGTATGCCAGTTGAAGTTCATGATGTTAGCAAAATGGCTTCTCAAGTTGATAATTTCTTGCTGGTTGATACTAGCGACAACCAGG AAAGGACCATTCAGCTTTCAACTGTTGTTGCTGGTAGTGATTCGGAAGATATGTTGAACCAGCAAAAAATCTGCAGAAATGAGATGGTAAATTGTAGGGCAGCTGAAGATACCACTCTAAATGCTCAATCAACACCCGATGAATCTGATGATGTGAAACAATGTTGTGAAACTGTTGCTAAGCCTAATGATCCCCACATATGTGAAACTGCTGTTGATGAAGGTAAAGATAATTCTACAAATTTCAGTTTATTCATTAATTCGGGAAAAGTTGGTTTTCAATCTGGGGAGAGTAATTTTCAGGAAAACTTTAAAGATGAAATTAGACAATCTTTTCCCAACGAGAGTATTCCTCTTAATGTATGCTCTGATGAAGTTAGGATATCATACGGGGAATTTCCAAAGGGTGATTCCGATGGTATGCAATCTGGCTCTTCTAGCAATGTTATGGACTCTGACTCTGTAGAGCAGATAGCTAAATATAAAGAGTTATCCCTCTCCAAGCTTGTTGAAGTGTCATGcggaataaaagaaaaacttcaGGAGGTGAAAGAAAAGTCCAAAACATCTTTTGATGGCCATCTACTTGCAAAAAATGAAGAACAAGTCGCTATTCAGGTCGATTCTATTATatctgaggaacaagaagaagccTTGGAGATTGGTTTGGATAAAGAACTTTCTTGCTCCAAGGTTATGGAAATTCGAAGTGAAATCTCAGATTTACTTTCACAAAGATCTGGGCATTCAAATGTTGAAGCTGTGGTGCAGGTGGAAAGTGTGAGAGATTCTGCTTCACAGGGGAACTTAAATGCAGACAACAACGATGCCATTCTGTCATTGGATGATGGCGGCATATATAGAAAGCAAGACAAAGTTTTAGATATTCTTCAAGCTACAGATTTGAAATCTCCTGCTTCTACTACTGTGGCTGATAACAATGAAAATCCTGTTGATGTGTTTCACTGTGAGAATAGCAACAAAAGAAATGAAGCAAGAGGCTTTGGTGGAGTTATACTGCCCTCCACTTGTCCAGAAGATCCTTCAATAGTCGCTGCCACTGAATCTTCTTCCTGGATTCACAATGAAGAACCTGAAGCTGCTAAGCAGGAGCATGTCTATGATGCTATTGAAGCAGGTTCTCATATTGATGGTCACTCACCAATTTGTGGTTTTG ATAGTAATGGGAAAGACTTATCGAACCTGCAGACAGACTCTAGAATCAAGATGGGGTCTGGCGGAGTGGCTAGGAATGCCATGCTGAATGGCCTATCTTATAGTAGGCGTTGTGATGGTATAAGCGGCAGAAAAATTTATCTTTTAGATGGTAATTCGCCCTTGTTTAAGGATTGTTTTCAGG AGACTGAAACTGGAGAACATTTACCAGACAATCTAAAGGATTTCAAAAATAGAGGGGGAACTTGTGGGGCTGTTTCTTCAGACATTTGTAGTCACAAGTCGGCACCTGGAGAATGTGAGGTTTTAGACAAATTCAAAGAAGATTTAATGGAGGATAATCAGTCACAATTGTGGAATTCTTTTTCGTGCAAAGTTCTTCCTGAGCAGAGTAATTTAGAGTTATGTAAAGTTGAACTTCAAGAAACAAATGAAACTGTTGTATGTGGGCATGCCAGTGATGATAAAGGGGTTGCTTCTAATGAAAGTGTGTTTGTTCAGACCATCTTGGAGGAGAGAGATGTTGTTGATGCTGGTGAGACTGTGGACATGAGCAATAACCAGACAAGAACATTGCATGTACATCAGGTGTCCACTGATTCTTTAACAAAAATTATTAACATTGATTCTGGAAGAAGTGGTGGTTTGAGGGACGAGCATGCAGTTCAGAAAGCCAGATTGGATATATTAGATGGCATAGTGGGCGATGAGGGTGAACTTAAAGAATCTGTAGGGAATAAAGAGAACACTGCACCTTCCAATAAATTTGATGGAGAAGTGGTTCATAAACCAG CTTCATGCAAAGAAATGATACTCTCTCCAGAACACCTGGGATCAGTGGAAGCTTTGTGCACTGAGGAAGGGCCCTTTTCTTACAAGCAAAATGTTGAGAGAATTGATCAAAAGGAGGCATCTAAAATTTTGGTGAGAAAGTTTGACTGGAGGGTTCTCGAAGGCAATGAAGCCTTCAAGGATGAGGATGTAGAAGAGAAACTGGATGCAAAATTAAATTGCATTAACTGCAACGAAGTTGATGACATTTTCTCTGCTGAAAATGTTCACAACAGTGGGGCAGGAGGAACTTTGATTTCCATAACTCCACCAATTCTTGAATATACATTGGAAAAGTCAGAGCATGGTCTACATAACAGTGGCAAGTTGCCTATCACAAAGAGGGCTTATGAAGTTCTTAGTGCATTGAAAAGTGAAGTTGATGAAGCTTCATTCATCATGAGACTTTTAATTGGCTCAAAAGACCTAATCACTCAGGATGACAAAGAAATTTCACCCAATGATGCTCTGGATCAAGTTGGCTTCACTGAAATTGTTTGCAAGAATGGTGCTTTAGACGAAGCAAAACCATATCGTATCAACTCTGGTGAAAGTCTTTGTTACAATTCAAAGAATGATAAGGCAGCTTTAAATGGTCAGTTTGCCTTAAAGGATCATGATGATGATAATGGGAGCAAGTATTTGAAAACCCTGGGACTTAAGTTGGACTATGGGTGTTCTGAAGATGCTGACATAAGTGGGAATAGAGATCAGACGGGTACATCAACAAGTCATTTAAGTTGCAAATTATGCAAACAAGATAAAGAGAAGGTGAAAGCAActtcttcagaag GGAAATTTAGCAGCTCGAATACGGCTCCATTTGTTGGCGTATCGAGTGAATCCAAATCTAAAGATATTTGGGATGCACCAGGTGCaaagttaatatttttaaaggaCCTATTTCGGATGGAAAGTGAAGTGTCATTTGTCATGAATGACAATGCTTGGGCTGCTTTTTGTGGGAGTCAATCTGATGAAGAAAATTTTGAGCATGAAAGTAAAAATTCCATGGACATAATGGCAGCTGATGAAAATAAAGCATcagggaagagagaagagataGAGGCTATGCCACTCTTGTCAGATGTTCTGGTCCAAAAAGAATTTGGAGGGCAAGCAGATACTGTGGAAAATAATGGGGGTCTGCATGCAAGCTCAGAGGCCCTTGGCTGTGAAAATTCTTACGTGGTAGGAACCGTATCGGGTAATGCTTATTCTGAGCCTGTTGATAGATTGGGGTGTCAAG TTTCTATGCAACTAgatgaacaaaaaaaatcatgtcaAGAGGATGATATTATTGACAAATATGAAG GTGCGAAACCAGACGACTTTTGCCATGCTGTATTAACTGAAGGcaatttttcagaaaattaTGCTACCGATGGGCATGAGGACCAAGAGAGGGTAGAAACCTTGAATCATGTGTCTCCATTGATTGGTGGAACTGGGGTTGATGAAAAGGCATCCATTTTAGATTGTATTGAACTTACTAGTGCAACAAGAGAAACAAAAGTTCAAGATGGATCATTGCCTATGGTACAAGGAGCGTCCGTGCTGGAGAGTTGCACAGAGAGTTTCCGAATGAAAGCTTGTGGTCCTTTTATTTCTGCAGAATCTGAAGAGTGGGAGAATACATTTGCCGATGAAGTTGCTGGAAAGACATCTATTATTGAGGCAGCAGAAATTGTCTCAGTGGAGGAATCAAAGTCCAAGGAAATCTTGAGTTTAGCTGAAGGTGTATCAGTTTTGCCGGATGAGACTGCCAAATTGAATTTGACTGATTTTGAAATTGTTAATTCCTGTGATACAGAAGTGGCAAAACAGTTCAAACATGAagaaaattctgaggattttggAATGTCTATGGTAGAAACTgtagatttggttggtttgtctcaGCAGGATTGCAAAATTAACTCTCAAGGACCAGTGGGATTTACAGGTGGAACTCCTGCTGACTGTTCTCCTGTAGAATATGGAATTGGGCATAAGAGTGATGCCTTGGAGTCTGAAG AATCAAGTCGATATAGCGGTCTGGACCAGATGGAGGAAATTAGCTGGAAGTTGTTAAACTCCAGGATTTCCAGTGCAAACAAGGCCAGTAAAACAGGTCTTTACAACACTACACCAATAAAGTTGGTTGAGAACTCGAGATGCCACTCTATGATGGATGGTTCAAAAGGTAAGGAGAACACAACAGTTATCAAGATGGACCACTcttataaacataatctggataaATCGGCAATTACCAGATCTTCCAGACGACCTCTACAGAGTTTGCAGAAATAA